From a single Streptomyces misionensis genomic region:
- a CDS encoding maltokinase N-terminal cap-like domain-containing protein, protein MPKTITLRPRTAAGVDGPLASLGGLLRQWLPRQRWFAGKDRPVTDLSVLSVTELFPGCLHLLVHASHAPVPAPGGTAPPGDCYQLLLGLRERLAPRLERAFIGRATAGPLAGLAVYDALYDPRSASLLLERLRRPGTAGPLRFEADPAAPVPGGLPPRLLDAEQSNTSLVYGDAYILKLFRRIQPGVNPDLEVSAALAALGCTRVPAPVAWFATTAPRPATLGVLQPFLPDAADGWTLALAALAAGDDFTAEARALGRAMAEVHLALAEAFPPAGPGENGRTAEEMCARLDAAAHAVPGLKPFVPGLRAAFGALATCDTGPPAQRIHGDLHLGQVLRAGRDWFVIDFEGEPSRPLIERRAPQSPVRDVAGMLRSFDYAARQRRPWRPEWARRCREAFCAGYAARAGWDPRKKHALLRAHETDRAVYEVLYEARHRPDWLPVPMAAIKRLAVWGG, encoded by the coding sequence ATGCCGAAGACCATCACCCTCCGGCCGAGAACCGCGGCCGGCGTCGACGGCCCCCTCGCCTCGCTCGGCGGGCTGCTGCGCCAGTGGCTGCCGCGGCAGCGCTGGTTCGCGGGCAAGGACCGGCCCGTGACCGATCTGTCGGTGCTGAGCGTGACCGAGCTGTTCCCCGGGTGTCTGCATCTGCTGGTGCACGCCTCGCACGCGCCGGTGCCCGCGCCCGGCGGCACCGCCCCGCCCGGCGACTGCTACCAGTTGCTGCTCGGCCTGCGCGAGCGGCTCGCGCCGCGCCTGGAGCGGGCGTTCATCGGGCGCGCCACCGCGGGTCCGCTGGCCGGGCTCGCGGTCTACGACGCGCTGTACGACCCGCGCTCGGCGAGCCTGCTCCTGGAGCGGCTGCGCCGGCCGGGCACCGCGGGCCCGCTGCGCTTCGAGGCGGACCCGGCCGCGCCGGTGCCCGGGGGTCTGCCACCGCGGCTGCTGGACGCCGAGCAGTCCAACACCTCGCTGGTGTACGGCGACGCGTACATCCTGAAGCTGTTCCGCCGCATCCAGCCGGGCGTCAACCCGGACCTGGAGGTGTCGGCGGCGCTGGCCGCGCTGGGCTGCACCCGGGTGCCCGCGCCGGTGGCCTGGTTCGCCACGACCGCGCCGCGCCCGGCCACGCTGGGGGTGCTCCAGCCGTTCCTGCCGGACGCCGCCGACGGCTGGACGCTGGCGCTGGCCGCGCTCGCGGCGGGCGACGACTTCACCGCCGAGGCCCGGGCGCTGGGCCGGGCGATGGCCGAGGTGCACCTGGCGCTGGCCGAGGCGTTCCCGCCGGCCGGGCCCGGCGAGAACGGCCGTACCGCCGAGGAGATGTGCGCGCGCCTGGACGCGGCCGCCCACGCGGTGCCGGGGCTGAAGCCGTTCGTGCCCGGACTGCGGGCCGCGTTCGGGGCGCTGGCCACCTGCGACACCGGGCCGCCCGCCCAGCGCATCCACGGCGATCTGCACCTCGGGCAGGTGCTGCGGGCCGGCCGCGACTGGTTCGTCATCGACTTCGAGGGGGAGCCGTCCCGGCCGCTCATCGAGCGGCGGGCCCCGCAGTCCCCGGTGCGGGACGTGGCGGGGATGCTGCGCTCCTTCGACTACGCGGCCCGGCAGCGCCGCCCCTGGCGACCCGAGTGGGCGCGCCGCTGCCGGGAGGCGTTCTGCGCGGGCTACGCGGCCCGCGCGGGCTGGGATCCACGCAAGAAGCACGCGCTGCTGCGCGCGCACGAGACGGACAGGGCGGTGTACGAGGTGCTGTACGAGGCGAGACACCGGCCGGACTGGCTGCCGGTACCGATGGCCGCGATCAAACGACTCGCGGTGTGGGGAGGCTGA
- the glgB gene encoding 1,4-alpha-glucan branching enzyme, translating into MALRDTSRPEAAGPVAASAVLDPADRDRLLGGAHHDPHALLGAHPVPGGTLFRALRPNARAVSVLVDGMRNPLVSEGGGLFSAVLPYPRIPAYTLLVTYDEDEREVHDPYRFLPALGELDLHLIREGRHEQLWRALGAEPMVHQGVAGTRFTVWAPNARGVRVAGDFTYWDGTQYPMRSLGASGVWELFLPGVGEGDRYKFEITSRHGHRFLKADPMARCTEVPPDTASVVTASHHEWGDAQWMAHRGDTPVHEAPFSVYEVHLPSWRPGLTYRQLADELPAYVKEMGFTHVELMPVAGHPFSGSWGYQVTSYYAPTPRLGSPDDFRYLVDALHRAGIGVIVDWVPAHFPKDDWALARFDGDPLYEPGNASRAEHPDWGTYEFDYGRTEVRNFLVANAVYWCEEFHVDGLRVDAVASMLYLDYSRDSGQWEPNVFGGREDLDAVAFLQEMNATVYRRCPGVVTIAEESTAWDGVTRPTDSGGLGFGLKWNMGWMHDSLQYIQKEPVHRKYHHHEMTFSMVYAYSENYVLPISHDEVVHGKQALVSKMPGDWWQRRANHRAYLGFMWAHPGKQLLFMGQEFAQGAEWSEAQGPEWWLLDDDYHSAGDHRGVQALVRDLNALYRARPALWQRDTDPGGFRWVQCDAADDNVFAFLRFAADGSPLLAVSNFSPVVRDDYRLWVPEEVPAWQEELNTDDARYGGGGVAVGPPGALKPADGSLALTLPPLATVFLAPVR; encoded by the coding sequence ATGGCACTGCGCGACACCTCGCGTCCCGAGGCCGCGGGCCCGGTTGCGGCCTCGGCCGTCCTGGACCCCGCGGACCGGGACCGGCTGCTCGGCGGGGCGCACCACGACCCGCACGCCCTGCTGGGCGCCCATCCGGTGCCGGGCGGCACCCTGTTCCGGGCGCTGCGCCCCAACGCGCGGGCGGTGAGCGTCCTGGTCGACGGGATGCGCAACCCGCTCGTGTCGGAGGGCGGCGGGCTGTTCTCGGCCGTGCTGCCCTACCCGCGGATCCCGGCGTACACGCTGCTGGTGACGTACGACGAGGACGAGCGGGAGGTGCACGACCCGTACCGCTTCCTGCCCGCGCTGGGCGAGCTGGACCTGCATCTGATCCGCGAGGGCCGGCACGAGCAGCTGTGGCGGGCGCTCGGCGCCGAGCCGATGGTCCACCAGGGCGTGGCCGGCACCCGGTTCACCGTGTGGGCGCCCAATGCCCGGGGGGTGCGGGTGGCCGGGGACTTCACCTACTGGGACGGCACCCAGTACCCGATGCGCTCGCTGGGCGCGTCCGGGGTGTGGGAGCTGTTCCTGCCCGGGGTCGGCGAGGGCGACCGCTACAAGTTCGAGATCACTTCCCGCCACGGCCACCGGTTCCTCAAGGCGGACCCGATGGCGCGGTGCACCGAGGTGCCGCCGGACACGGCGTCGGTGGTGACGGCCTCGCACCACGAGTGGGGCGACGCGCAGTGGATGGCGCACCGCGGCGACACCCCGGTGCACGAGGCGCCGTTCTCCGTGTACGAGGTGCATCTGCCGTCCTGGCGACCCGGACTGACGTATCGTCAGCTCGCGGACGAACTGCCCGCCTACGTCAAGGAGATGGGCTTCACGCATGTGGAGCTGATGCCGGTCGCCGGGCATCCGTTCAGCGGCTCCTGGGGCTACCAGGTCACCTCGTACTACGCCCCGACGCCCCGGCTGGGCTCCCCGGACGACTTCCGGTACCTGGTGGACGCGCTGCACCGGGCGGGCATCGGCGTGATCGTGGACTGGGTGCCTGCGCACTTCCCCAAGGACGACTGGGCGCTGGCCCGGTTCGACGGCGATCCGCTGTACGAGCCCGGGAACGCCTCGCGCGCCGAGCACCCGGACTGGGGGACGTACGAGTTCGACTACGGCCGCACCGAGGTGCGCAACTTCCTCGTCGCCAACGCCGTGTACTGGTGCGAGGAGTTCCACGTCGACGGACTGCGGGTGGACGCGGTCGCCTCCATGCTCTACCTGGACTACTCGCGGGACTCCGGGCAGTGGGAGCCGAACGTGTTCGGCGGCCGGGAGGACCTGGACGCGGTGGCGTTCCTCCAGGAGATGAACGCCACCGTGTACCGGCGCTGCCCGGGCGTGGTGACCATCGCCGAGGAGTCCACCGCGTGGGACGGGGTGACCCGGCCGACCGACAGCGGCGGGCTGGGCTTCGGGCTGAAGTGGAACATGGGCTGGATGCACGACTCGCTCCAGTACATCCAGAAGGAGCCCGTGCACCGCAAGTACCACCACCACGAGATGACGTTCTCGATGGTGTACGCGTACAGCGAGAACTACGTCCTGCCGATCTCGCACGACGAGGTGGTGCACGGCAAGCAGGCCCTGGTGTCGAAGATGCCGGGCGACTGGTGGCAGCGGCGCGCCAACCACCGCGCGTACCTGGGCTTCATGTGGGCGCACCCGGGCAAGCAGCTGCTCTTCATGGGGCAGGAGTTCGCCCAGGGCGCCGAGTGGTCCGAGGCGCAGGGGCCCGAGTGGTGGCTGCTGGACGACGACTACCACTCCGCGGGCGACCACCGGGGCGTGCAGGCGCTGGTCCGGGACCTGAACGCGCTGTACCGGGCGCGGCCGGCGCTGTGGCAGCGGGACACCGACCCGGGAGGCTTCCGCTGGGTGCAGTGCGACGCGGCGGACGACAACGTCTTCGCGTTCCTGCGGTTCGCCGCGGACGGCTCCCCGCTGCTCGCGGTGTCGAACTTCTCCCCCGTGGTCCGCGACGACTACCGGCTGTGGGTCCCGGAGGAGGTCCCGGCCTGGCAGGAGGAGCTGAACACGGACGACGCCCGCTACGGGGGCGGCGGGGTCGCCGTCGGCCCGCCGGGGGCGCTGAAGCCGGCCGACGGTTCGCTCGCCCTCACGCTGCCGCCGCTGGCCACGGTGTTCCTGGCGCCCGTGCGCTGA
- a CDS encoding glutamate--cysteine ligase 2, with translation MRTVGVEEELLLVDPDSGDPKALAAAVLARAAHDDPGQDVFEPELFGQMLEFATHPQAEMSDLGEEIVRCRKEAARHAGQIGCAVAALATSPLPVSPSLTVNERYLWLADRYGVGTRDQLVCGCHVHVSVESDEEGVAVLDRLRPWLPALTAISGNSPFWQGHDTNYRSYRSRVWSRWPSAGPTELFGSPERYHRRVADMVASGVILDEAMAYFDARLSASYPTVELRVSDVCLYAEDALLVATLARGLVETAARDWRAGRPAPDHSVSLLRLASWQAARSGLDGDLLDPHTMRPRPAGQVLRSLLDHIGDALDDSGDGARAEKGVEELLRRGSGAREQRRLLEHTDSLRDVVTECVRHTQG, from the coding sequence GTGCGCACGGTCGGAGTGGAGGAGGAACTCCTCCTGGTCGATCCGGACAGTGGCGACCCGAAGGCGCTGGCGGCTGCCGTGCTGGCGCGGGCCGCGCACGACGATCCCGGGCAGGACGTGTTCGAGCCGGAACTGTTCGGGCAGATGCTGGAGTTCGCCACCCACCCGCAGGCCGAGATGTCGGACCTCGGCGAGGAGATCGTGCGCTGCCGGAAGGAGGCGGCCCGGCACGCCGGGCAGATCGGCTGCGCGGTCGCCGCGCTCGCCACCTCGCCGCTGCCGGTCAGCCCCTCGCTGACGGTGAACGAGCGGTATCTGTGGCTGGCCGACCGGTACGGGGTCGGCACCCGTGACCAACTGGTCTGCGGCTGCCATGTGCATGTGTCGGTGGAGTCCGACGAGGAGGGCGTGGCGGTCCTGGACCGGCTGCGGCCCTGGCTGCCGGCGCTCACCGCGATCAGCGGCAACTCCCCCTTCTGGCAAGGGCATGACACCAACTACCGCAGCTATCGCAGCCGGGTGTGGTCGCGCTGGCCGTCGGCCGGGCCCACCGAACTGTTCGGTTCGCCCGAGCGGTACCACCGGCGGGTGGCGGACATGGTGGCCTCCGGGGTCATCCTGGACGAGGCGATGGCGTACTTCGACGCACGGCTGTCGGCCAGCTATCCGACGGTGGAGCTGCGGGTCTCGGACGTGTGCCTGTACGCGGAGGACGCCCTGCTGGTCGCCACCCTCGCCCGGGGCCTGGTGGAGACGGCCGCCCGGGACTGGCGCGCGGGCCGCCCTGCCCCCGACCACAGTGTGAGCCTGCTGCGGCTGGCGTCCTGGCAGGCCGCCCGCTCGGGACTCGACGGCGACCTGCTGGACCCCCACACCATGCGGCCCCGGCCCGCCGGACAGGTGCTGCGCTCGCTGCTCGACCACATCGGGGACGCCCTCGACGACAGCGGCGACGGCGCCCGCGCCGAGAAGGGCGTCGAGGAACTGCTGCGACGCGGCAGCGGCGCCCGCGAGCAGCGCCGCCTGCTGGAGCACACGGACAGCCTGCGCGACGTCGTCACCGAGTGCGTCCGCCACACCCAGGGCTGA
- a CDS encoding DUF6480 family protein, whose translation MSHVNPDPEPERTTGLEPGGSVPPGETPPAESSMPQAATREPHANQRGWAKAPLALILAVVVLIAAFFLVYALVLIR comes from the coding sequence ATGAGCCATGTGAACCCCGACCCGGAACCCGAGCGCACCACCGGCCTGGAGCCGGGCGGCTCGGTGCCGCCCGGCGAGACCCCGCCCGCCGAGAGCAGCATGCCCCAGGCCGCGACCCGGGAGCCGCACGCGAACCAGCGCGGCTGGGCCAAGGCGCCACTGGCGCTGATCCTGGCCGTCGTCGTGCTGATCGCCGCGTTCTTCCTGGTCTACGCCCTCGTCCTGATCCGCTGA
- a CDS encoding ATP-binding protein, producing the protein MTEPRWDETPPSEETYERTFSFAGELRNVTEARLAAEDFLGALARAAPPGEDEYWDDILLVVTELAANVIQYAPGPFDLRMRRTFDGVHVTMRDSSTTRPEPRPFHPRTGGGGIGWHLVHTLCTQVSVVVHDEGKDIHVFLPW; encoded by the coding sequence GTGACCGAGCCGCGTTGGGACGAGACCCCGCCTTCCGAGGAGACGTACGAGCGGACGTTCTCCTTCGCGGGCGAGCTGCGCAACGTCACCGAGGCGCGGCTCGCCGCGGAGGACTTCCTCGGTGCGCTGGCCCGCGCCGCGCCGCCGGGCGAGGACGAGTACTGGGACGACATCCTGCTGGTGGTGACCGAACTGGCCGCCAACGTGATCCAGTACGCGCCCGGCCCGTTCGACCTGCGGATGCGGCGCACCTTCGACGGCGTGCACGTGACGATGCGCGACAGCAGCACCACCCGCCCGGAGCCCCGGCCCTTCCATCCGCGCACGGGCGGCGGAGGCATCGGCTGGCATCTGGTGCACACGCTGTGCACCCAGGTCAGTGTGGTGGTGCACGACGAGGGCAAGGACATCCACGTCTTCCTGCCCTGGTGA
- a CDS encoding NAD(P)/FAD-dependent oxidoreductase, with product MDTVTRPRILVVGAGFAGVECVRRLERKLAPDEADVTLVTPVSYQLYLPLLPQVASGVLTPQSIALSLRRSRRYRTRILPGGAIGVDLKAKVCVIRTITDKIVNEPYDYIVLAPGSVTRTFDIPGLTEHAFGMKTLAEAAYIRDHVISQLDLADASDDPAERAARLQFVVVGGGYAGTETAACLQRLTHAAVRRYPRLDPGLIRWHLIDIAPKLMPELGEKLGRSAQEILRRRGIDVSLGVSLDKAGAEEVTFTDGRVVPTRTLIWTAGVVASPLIATLGAETVRGRLLVDPELTVPGQDGVFALGDSAAVPDLAKGQEGAICPPTAQHASRQGKRAAENVIATLRGEPLHPYVHKDLGLVVDLGGKDAVSKPLGVELRGVPAQAVARGYHWSALRTGVAKARVMTNWLLNAAAGDDFVRTGFQARKPARLKDFEFTDSYLTPEQVRARAEGRAIGSQ from the coding sequence ATGGACACCGTGACACGACCCAGGATCCTGGTGGTTGGCGCCGGCTTCGCCGGAGTCGAGTGCGTCCGCCGCCTGGAGCGGAAACTCGCCCCCGACGAGGCCGACGTCACCCTGGTGACGCCCGTCTCCTACCAGCTCTATCTGCCCCTGCTGCCCCAGGTCGCCTCCGGTGTGCTCACACCGCAGTCGATCGCGCTCTCGCTGCGCCGCAGCAGGCGGTACCGCACCCGGATCCTGCCGGGCGGCGCGATCGGCGTGGACCTGAAGGCCAAGGTCTGCGTGATCCGGACCATCACCGACAAGATCGTGAACGAGCCGTACGACTACATCGTGCTCGCCCCCGGCAGTGTGACCCGCACCTTCGACATCCCGGGGCTGACCGAGCACGCCTTCGGCATGAAGACGCTCGCCGAGGCGGCCTACATCCGTGACCACGTCATCTCCCAGCTGGACCTGGCCGACGCCAGCGACGACCCCGCCGAGCGGGCCGCGCGGCTCCAGTTCGTGGTGGTCGGCGGCGGGTACGCCGGCACCGAGACCGCGGCGTGTCTGCAACGGCTCACGCACGCCGCCGTACGGCGCTATCCGCGGCTCGACCCGGGCCTGATCAGGTGGCATCTGATCGACATCGCGCCCAAGCTGATGCCGGAGCTGGGCGAGAAGCTCGGCCGCAGCGCGCAGGAGATCCTGCGGCGCCGCGGCATCGACGTCTCCCTCGGGGTCTCGCTCGACAAGGCCGGGGCGGAGGAGGTCACCTTCACCGACGGCCGGGTGGTGCCCACGCGCACCCTGATCTGGACCGCCGGCGTGGTCGCCAGTCCGCTGATCGCCACGCTGGGCGCGGAGACGGTCCGCGGCCGGCTGCTCGTGGACCCCGAGCTGACCGTGCCGGGCCAGGACGGGGTGTTCGCGCTCGGCGACTCCGCCGCGGTGCCCGACCTCGCCAAGGGCCAGGAGGGGGCGATCTGCCCGCCGACCGCGCAGCACGCCTCGCGCCAGGGCAAACGGGCCGCCGAGAACGTCATCGCGACACTGCGCGGGGAGCCGCTGCACCCGTACGTCCACAAGGACCTCGGCCTGGTCGTGGACCTCGGCGGCAAGGACGCGGTGTCCAAGCCGCTCGGCGTCGAGCTGCGCGGGGTGCCCGCACAGGCGGTGGCCCGCGGCTACCACTGGTCGGCGCTGCGCACGGGCGTCGCCAAGGCCCGGGTAATGACCAACTGGCTGCTCAACGCGGCGGCCGGCGACGATTTCGTCCGCACCGGTTTCCAGGCCCGCAAGCCCGCCCGGCTGAAGGACTTCGAGTTCACCGACTCCTATCTGACGCCGGAACAGGTGCGGGCCCGGGCGGAGGGCCGCGCCATCGGCAGCCAGTGA
- a CDS encoding DUF4287 domain-containing protein gives MTEKQAVKGPASYFPSIEKKYGRPIGAWQELIRSSPLTKHMELVAWLKSEHGLGHGHANALVAATLAESS, from the coding sequence ATGACCGAGAAGCAGGCCGTGAAGGGCCCGGCAAGCTACTTCCCGTCCATCGAGAAGAAGTACGGCCGCCCGATCGGCGCGTGGCAGGAGCTGATCCGTTCCTCGCCGCTGACCAAGCACATGGAACTGGTGGCCTGGCTCAAGTCCGAGCACGGACTGGGCCACGGGCACGCCAACGCTCTGGTGGCCGCGACCCTGGCCGAAAGCAGCTGA
- a CDS encoding FUSC family protein, translating to MWDRLAAWDPGLLRLTAGLRTVASIALTLAVLAALRAPVPLLVAGAIAAMVATFAIREKQRGPQAVTLAIGLPVALVSVTLGTLLSRYVIAGDLFFVVLIACAVYGRRFGDRGTALGLIGFQTYFLSLFVHATPALLPKLYGVVLTAFVCGALVRFVLLPQTPAGTLERMRQAFRARLAQLIDTQIELLDAGPEEVEKVLEELRTGTARLHETALLIQGRLEDGTSEKSVARLLQRRVADAEIASERLGLLLLTARSAERTDTLTLHLPGAPLPSGGELPVRDEATAALRRDLRALRLLALRPANEAAGTALAHVRNRLLGYREEENLPQASPAVQDVFRGLGEAARAALGLRIALDGPQDESDDSPATARSREELDAEDAAIEVSEETEPEAAEPGGLRRPTTRAAVQIAVGSSLAILGGELLSSQRWYWAVLTCWIVFINTASTGEILVKGYRRLVGTVLGVVAGIGLAGLVGHHTWTAFALVLLFVFAMFYTAPLSYTLMSFFVTAALGLLYTLLNTYSAAVLVLRIEETALGAACGVIAAAVVLPIHTNRRTNELLVEVLDRLAEVTRAAVDQLSGGSGGDLVEQARELDQALADLRSATQPLTHPITPMRTRRNTARYVVALLETCAYHGRSLAATAELLPTHPAIAADPRLRGAGARIVRNIETIAAHVADPRSGGEIETGSSIASMLEPGTLRTPRYGRVTDRVLRHLQRLDEAVSGLARPLGLRSETPSATR from the coding sequence ATGTGGGACCGGCTCGCGGCGTGGGATCCCGGACTGCTCCGGCTCACGGCGGGGTTGCGCACGGTCGCCTCGATCGCCCTCACCCTCGCGGTGCTCGCCGCCCTGCGCGCCCCGGTGCCGCTGCTGGTCGCCGGGGCCATCGCGGCGATGGTGGCCACCTTCGCGATCCGGGAGAAGCAGCGCGGCCCGCAGGCCGTCACCCTCGCCATCGGGCTTCCGGTGGCGCTCGTCTCCGTCACCCTCGGCACACTGCTGAGCCGGTACGTGATCGCGGGCGACCTGTTCTTCGTGGTGCTCATCGCCTGCGCCGTCTACGGCCGCCGGTTCGGCGACCGCGGCACCGCGCTCGGCCTGATCGGGTTCCAGACCTATTTCCTCTCCCTGTTCGTGCACGCCACACCGGCTCTGCTGCCGAAGCTGTACGGCGTCGTCCTGACCGCGTTCGTGTGCGGCGCCCTGGTCCGGTTCGTGCTGCTGCCGCAGACCCCGGCGGGCACCCTGGAGCGGATGCGGCAGGCCTTCCGGGCCCGCCTCGCCCAGCTGATCGACACCCAGATCGAGCTGCTGGACGCGGGGCCCGAGGAGGTGGAGAAGGTCTTGGAGGAGCTGCGCACCGGCACCGCGCGGCTGCACGAGACGGCGCTGCTGATCCAGGGCCGGCTGGAGGACGGCACCTCCGAAAAGTCCGTGGCCCGGCTGCTGCAACGGCGCGTCGCGGACGCCGAGATCGCCTCCGAGCGGCTCGGGCTGCTGCTGCTCACCGCGCGCAGCGCCGAGCGCACCGACACCCTCACCCTGCACCTGCCGGGCGCCCCGCTGCCCTCCGGCGGCGAACTGCCGGTGCGCGACGAGGCGACGGCCGCGCTGCGCCGGGACCTCAGGGCGCTGCGGCTGCTGGCGCTGCGGCCGGCCAACGAGGCCGCCGGAACCGCCCTGGCGCACGTGCGCAACCGGCTGCTCGGCTACCGCGAGGAGGAGAACCTGCCGCAGGCCTCGCCCGCCGTGCAGGACGTCTTCCGCGGGCTCGGCGAGGCGGCCCGCGCCGCGCTCGGGCTGCGGATCGCCCTCGACGGGCCGCAGGACGAGTCCGACGACTCCCCCGCCACCGCCCGCTCCCGCGAGGAGCTGGACGCGGAGGACGCCGCGATCGAGGTCAGCGAGGAGACGGAGCCCGAGGCCGCCGAGCCGGGCGGGCTGCGCCGGCCCACCACCCGGGCCGCGGTGCAGATCGCCGTCGGCTCCTCGCTGGCCATCCTGGGCGGCGAACTGCTCTCCAGCCAGCGCTGGTACTGGGCGGTGCTGACCTGCTGGATCGTCTTCATCAACACCGCGTCCACCGGGGAGATCCTGGTCAAGGGATACCGGCGGCTGGTGGGCACCGTGCTCGGCGTGGTCGCCGGCATCGGGCTCGCCGGGCTCGTCGGGCACCACACCTGGACCGCGTTCGCGCTGGTGCTGCTGTTCGTGTTCGCGATGTTCTACACGGCGCCGCTGTCGTACACGCTGATGTCGTTCTTCGTCACCGCCGCCCTGGGGCTGCTGTACACGCTGCTGAACACCTACAGCGCGGCCGTCCTGGTGCTGCGGATCGAGGAGACGGCGCTGGGCGCGGCCTGCGGGGTGATCGCGGCGGCGGTGGTGCTGCCCATCCACACCAACCGCCGCACCAACGAGCTGCTCGTGGAGGTGCTGGACCGGCTGGCCGAGGTGACGCGGGCCGCCGTCGACCAGCTCAGCGGCGGGAGCGGCGGCGATCTGGTGGAGCAGGCGCGTGAGCTGGACCAGGCGCTGGCCGACCTGCGCTCGGCCACCCAGCCGCTGACGCATCCGATCACCCCGATGCGCACCCGCCGCAACACCGCCCGCTATGTGGTGGCGCTGCTGGAGACCTGCGCGTACCACGGGCGTTCGCTCGCGGCGACGGCGGAGCTGCTGCCGACGCATCCGGCGATAGCCGCGGACCCCCGGCTGCGCGGGGCGGGCGCCCGGATCGTGCGCAACATCGAGACGATCGCCGCGCACGTGGCGGACCCGCGGTCGGGGGGCGAGATCGAAACCGGCTCCAGCATCGCGTCGATGCTGGAGCCGGGAACCCTGCGCACCCCTCGCTACGGCCGGGTTACCGACCGGGTGCTGCGCCATCTCCAGCGGCTGGACGAGGCGGTGTCCGGCCTCGCCCGCCCGCTGGGCCTGCGCTCGGAGACGCCGTCCGCGACGCGGTGA
- a CDS encoding SigB/SigF/SigG family RNA polymerase sigma factor: MLTDMSTSRPGTPATTAATARRSHDDAPDTVELFTRLAALDDGPERDAVRDELVAAWLPMAHRIAGRFRDRGESVEDLRQVAALGLVKAVDRYDPSRGAFESYAVPTITGEVKRHFRDRMWALRVPRRVQELRNRVRVARRELMQNPGSPEPTVADIAAHTGLSEEDVAAGLEALESFSTLSLDAELSSGDDGYSLADTLGAADGSYDVVIDREAAKEGLRRLPERERAILYMRFFEDMTQSRIADRLGISQMHVSRLISRSCARVRDEALGARRAGGAA, encoded by the coding sequence ATGCTGACCGATATGTCGACAAGCCGTCCCGGCACGCCCGCCACCACCGCCGCGACCGCACGGCGGAGCCACGACGACGCTCCCGACACCGTGGAGCTGTTCACCCGGCTTGCGGCCCTGGACGACGGTCCCGAGCGGGACGCCGTACGCGATGAACTGGTCGCCGCCTGGCTGCCCATGGCGCATCGTATCGCCGGCCGGTTCCGCGACCGCGGCGAGTCCGTGGAGGATCTGCGCCAGGTGGCGGCGCTGGGCCTGGTGAAGGCCGTCGACCGGTACGACCCCTCGCGCGGCGCGTTCGAGAGTTACGCCGTGCCGACCATCACCGGCGAGGTCAAGCGCCACTTCCGCGACCGGATGTGGGCCCTGAGGGTCCCGCGCCGGGTGCAGGAACTGCGCAACCGCGTACGTGTGGCCCGCCGGGAACTCATGCAGAACCCCGGCAGCCCGGAACCCACCGTCGCCGACATCGCCGCCCACACCGGGCTCAGCGAGGAGGACGTCGCCGCCGGCCTGGAGGCGCTGGAGAGCTTCAGCACGCTGTCCCTGGACGCCGAGCTGTCCAGCGGCGACGACGGCTACAGCCTCGCCGACACCCTCGGCGCCGCCGACGGCTCGTACGACGTCGTGATCGACCGCGAGGCCGCCAAGGAAGGACTGCGCCGGCTGCCGGAGCGCGAGCGGGCCATCCTCTACATGCGCTTCTTCGAGGACATGACGCAGAGCCGGATCGCGGACCGGCTCGGCATCTCCCAGATGCACGTCTCCCGGCTGATCAGCCGCAGCTGCGCCCGGGTCCGCGACGAGGCACTGGGCGCCCGCCGCGCGGGCGGCGCCGCCTGA
- a CDS encoding ATP-binding protein: MPDIHRTGRCAPTDEPPRRPPCRPADARRAVQRVVTDRCRARHLPLRQQTMDDALLVTSELTTNAIVHGGGITGFDVEVDSGGVRVSVSDRSDELPVATAPVDGHAPTRRHGRGWPIVCHLARDVRVCELPCGGKRITAVVPLG, translated from the coding sequence ATGCCAGACATACACCGGACCGGCCGCTGCGCCCCGACGGACGAACCCCCGCGCCGGCCGCCGTGCCGCCCGGCCGACGCCCGCAGGGCCGTTCAGCGCGTGGTCACCGACCGATGCCGGGCGCGGCATCTGCCGCTCCGCCAGCAGACCATGGACGACGCACTCCTGGTCACCTCCGAACTCACCACCAACGCCATCGTGCACGGCGGCGGCATCACCGGCTTCGACGTGGAGGTCGACTCCGGGGGCGTCCGGGTCTCGGTGAGCGACCGCAGCGACGAACTCCCGGTCGCCACCGCCCCCGTCGACGGCCACGCCCCCACCCGCCGCCACGGCCGGGGCTGGCCCATCGTCTGCCACCTCGCCCGCGACGTGCGCGTCTGCGAGCTGCCATGCGGAGGCAAGCGGATCACGGCGGTGGTACCGCTGGGCTGA